AATGTTCATTTTAATTTATCAATTACTAGGTTCTTTTTCCTGGGAGTATCAGTGTTTAGACATTCATATAATGATCTTCACATtctgaagaaagcagaaaaatgtGAGCAGGGAATGGAAGGCAATGGCTATGATTTACATAATTTAGAAATGTTAGCATCTTCTATAATTTGCAAGAATTTGcatattctttatttaatttaagTGCAGATATATCCTGTGAAGAGGAAGGATGATTTGTACACTCATCATATAAAAGAATTAGGTCGCATTATTTGTTGCCTTGAATATAAGAGGTTATTGACGAGGAATGAGTAAGCCCAAGATTCTGAAGTTGTAAGTGGCTCTCGAGGTAAGAAACAGGATCAGAAAACAGGAGCTCTCTCCACCTAGGTATCCAGGCATGTTGGATGGGGgataggaagaagagagagggaggttggggccagaaggagaggaggaagggggctatcaTCAGGATatatataaagtgaattaaaaaaaggtatatacttacttataagtggatattagccatataatattggataaacatactatccTAGTATGTTATCCTagcctgaagaagctaaacagcagCTAGGGAAAGAgctttaatcctcattcagaagggcaaataggatagacattggaagtgggagaagacagggaagaggataTGAGTcatccacagaggacctctgaaaaactctacccagcagggtattgaagcagctgctgagactcagccaaactttgggcagagtgcagggaatcttagggaagaagggggagacagaattGCCTGgaagaacagaagctccacaaggagactaacagaggcagaaaacctgggttcaggggccctgcaaagactgatgaatcaactaaggaacatgaatggagaggacctagaccccctgctcagatgtagcccatgagcagctcagtctccatatgggattccctagcaaggggagcaggggcagtcactggcatgaactcagctgcctgttctttgatcacttcctcttggcaagatggtcttactaggccacagagaaagaggttccagacagtcctgatgagacctggtaggctggggtcagattgTAGGGtacagtgaactaggggagggactTAGGGAGGTctgtaggagggaggggctacagccaggatacaaagtgaataaattgtaataataataataacaacaacaacaaaaataaaaagaagcaggcTCATATAAAATTATAGCTTCATAGTCAGGTGTCACATGGTCTAccaaggaaatggtacaagataCACCATGAAACACACTATATTTAAGGTTAAACATTGTGTAGGTAGAggaaaagaaattattattttctacACTATTGCTGCTCAAAAAATTATAACAAGCTTGTTGGTGCTAATAGGAAATTGCaacccacataaaaataaagCCCATTAGATATAATGAGAGCATTTAAAATTATCTCgacatttttgaaaaaaaaatatgaccttAGATATCTACATACTGTCATATATCTCCACCTCACAATGATCATACCTCATGCATCCAGAAGTTATTATCTGGTCCAAGGTTCCAAGGAAAGAGCATAATGCAAGACTAGCGAATCAGAGGTGAGACCAAGTATTCAGGGAGCAGCTCCTAAAATGACTGCACAGTTACAGTTAGTGTGTTAGACTTTATGGAaggaacaaagataaaaaatgaatttaagttTCGTTACTTACAAAACAGCAAGGGGTAATTGCATACTCCTAGATTGCTCTTGATTCAAAATAAGATTCAGATATGCATCTCAGGAAAAATAGTATTTGTAAGTTTGTGCAAATAACAAATCAGTAACTTGGTGGGTTACTGAAATAAATATTATCATTTACCATAAAACctaaataacattaaaatttaTCATGGGGACAGCAAAGAAATGACAGTTTTTATGTGACCCACTGCTAGATAAGTGACTCTATTTTAGCCGTTCTACTCAGCATTCAGTTCAGGCCCTTCCACAGTAGACAGGATGCTGACATATTAATAAGAGGATTTGAACATATTTCGTGGTGGTGTAAAAACAGAATaattttttacttcttcctttaaTCCTAGGAGCCTGTCACAATTCCCAAATAACACTGATGAAGAATATTTCTGAAGTGACTGAATTTATTCTTGTGGGGTTAACAGATGCCCCAGAGCTACAAGTCCCTTTATTTATCATCTTCACTCTCATTTATTTGACCACACTGGTTGGAAACCTTGGGATGATTGTATTGATTCTCCTGGACTCCCGACTACATACTCCCATGTACATTTTCCTCAGTAACCTCTCCCTGGTGGACTGTGTTTATGACTCAGCTGTCACTCCCAAGGTAATAGAAGGGTTTCTCACAGGAGATAAGATCATATCCTACAATGCGTGTGCTGCCCAGATGTTCTTCTTTGCAGCCTTTGCTACTATTGAAAGTTTCCTCTTGGCCTCAATGGCCTTTGACCGTCATGCAGCTGTGTGCAAACCCTTGCATTACTCCACCACCATGACAACTACAATATGTGTCCTGCTTATTGCTGGTTCTTACATCACTGGACTCTTTCAATCTTCTATACATGTTGCCTTCACTTTCCATCTATCCTTCTGTCATTCCAATGTTTTGAATCACTTTTTCTGTGATATTCCTCCACTGCTAGCTCTTTCTTGCTCTGGTATTTATGCAAATGAAATTGTACTGTTATTGTTGGCAGCATTCAATGTTGCTTTTACTCTATTGGTTATCATGACCTCTTATCTACTTATTTTTGTTGCAATCCTGAGGATGCACTCATCTGAGGGCCAACGGAAGGCATTCTCCACCTGTGCATCCCATCTCACCACTGTTTCCATCTTCTATGGCACAATCATCTTTATGTACTTACAGCCCAGCTCCAGTCACTCCATGGACACTGACAAAACAGCATCTGTGTTCTACACCATGGTCATCCCCATGCTGAACCCTCTCGTTTCTGCGGAACAAAGAAGTCAAGAATGCATTCAAGAAGGTTGCTGGAAAAGCATTGTCTTCACTGGGATTAGCCACTTAACTGTAAAGTGTTTACAGGTGATCTGAAGCTATAGGGTATCTTGTTTATAACTAATTTATCTATAATTATTTCTTGACTTTAATTTCTCTGAATAAGTATTTTATGGATGAAGcctcttctgttctttttttttttttttgctatgcaCAACTAAGTTTGGATATATTATCATAAATATTAGGCacttcaatttaaaaattttgattGTAATCCTAGATACTGGAATATCCAATACTGCAACACTGCACCACCCTTCGTCTGTATGAACTGCTGTTGTGTAATTATTTCCTTGAGTTGAGACATTGGCTCCTTGAGCAGGGTGAAAGCTTCTAAGCTCAGGaagtacataaaaattaaaagctcAGATGTCTCAAAAATTTAACACTTAGGGTGTCAATGAAACTTCCTGAGCTCAGAATGTTACAAGCGTCACAAAGGCTGGTCCATAGAACTACAACAGTAAACTAATGAAAGAGAGGGGAGATTCTCAAGGTGCAGTTCCTGAAAGCTGTTTATTGGGTTCTAGCAATTCATATCTTTTTCCTGAATTGTCAGCCATGCTGGTTAGGCTTTCTAATGATGCATGTCTCTTAGATATAACTCTGTGCCTGCAGGCAGTTCCTCAACCATACTCGTGTAAGTCACAACCATGactaaactcattggttcagcaAGATGGATTTTAATTGAACTGTTTATTCAGTATGCCATTGAGACCCTCTCTGGGTTGAATAGAAAATTCTTTGCATCTCAGTCACAAAATAACTACTGTGATAGAAAACCATGATTGGTGGGTAAATAGATCAGCAGATATTAGAGTCAtagtccttttttatttttatttttttacaatttttactACCTTCTCGAGTGTTCCATACAAAGTTGTGTCATATTCACTCCTTCTCCTTTAACAATACCCACTTTTCTATGGATTTATCTTCATGTACATTTGTTTTCTCCACTTAAGACCAAATTTGTGATCTCCAAATAATCTTTGATGTGTGGCCTTCCAGTGGAGAATGGTCATCTTAACAGTGGGTATGGTGTTAGGAAGAACTGTCTTTTTCTCCCAGCAGCGATCAATTGGCAATGCCTTTATGACTGCTGGCAGGATTATATGCCCAATTACCCTCTGAGCTGTACAGGTGGGTTATTAAGTTTTTCAATTTCACCTTCATTTTATCTTCAGCTCCCTTCAATAGTTCTTTCTCTATATTGAAATGAGTTCTTTCAAATCCCATGCTCTCCTTGCCGTTTTACTCAAACATGTTTGCATTTTCTTAGGCATCACTCAGGTAATTATTGCTGTTCATTTAAGTCCACTGAGCTGCTTCTTCATGCCTCATACAAATACCTTAAAGTTTTGATAAAGTTAATAAACGTCCTTTTAAGTTCTGTGTAATGGGGTTCATCCCGGTCATTTTTAGTGGAAAACAACTTTTTAGGACCTTGCATTTTAGGGTAAATATGCAGTCTTAGCcttacatactgtgtgtgtgtgtgtgtgtgtgtgtgtgtgtgcatgttcacgtgtgtgtgcatgggcatgggtgtatgtgtttgcatggtgtatgtgtatgtttgtgtgtttatgctgAGAGCTAAACATGTTGACTTCTTTTGTTGGCTCTGTGTCTGATCTGAGAAACTAGGTCTCCTTTTGCTGTGTGCCTGGACAAGACCTGAGGGTTGGAGATGCCATGAGCACATGAGGTTCCAAGGACACATCAAGATGTATAGGCGTACAGATAGAAAGCCAAGGCTAGGGCTGGAGTTCGGATATAGTGCAGGTGATCAGGGGTCAAGGAGAAGCATCAGACTGAACACCAGATTTAGGATCTGTCTAAGGTCTGGAGGTAGAATGTAGTTTAAGCAActagaatgaaaaaagaaagaagaacagcAGGACGTGTGTGCTACCATTTCTCTAGAAGCAAGTGGTGTTGGGATCAGATGAGTTTCAAAGGGGTCCCAACAGACCGAAGGAAAGAGGTACTCCATAGCAAACAGCTGCCATACTAGGGTCACTGgagtggaagagaaggagagagagagaaatgtagtCTACCTGGACTTCTTTTCTTCATACGGATGGTTCTTTTTTGTGAAATATGAGTACacttcatttttaatatatttcttttagaaattCATGCACAAATATTGCCTTTGTATCACTTCCATCCCTCCACCTTCCTCAAGCCCTTCCTTGCCTCACTTTTTCTCAAAAGCCTGACTTCTTATTCTTTAATTTAATGCttatatatggtatacatactatatatatatatatatggcacacaaatgttcacacacagatacatatatgcataaactagtattgcatatatatacacatatacacacaaagacagacacagacacagacatggtCACAGACACATTCAGGGCTGTCCACTTGAGACTGGATAATCTATTTGGTGTCTTGTCCCAGGAGAAAATGTATTCTACTCTCAGCAGCAATTTTCATTTCTAACTTTTTATTCATATAGCAATTAATACTGAAAATTTTAACTATTAAGTAATAATTCAGCCTTACCTTGCTGAAATAAGATATATAATAGGTAGAGCAATGAAAACATCCGATTCTTCGATTCTTCTTATTTCATATAGCATGTTTGTGAAGCTTGTGTCACCAGCTTCtaggtatatatatattcttggTACGACTGAGCCTAAATTGTAAGTAGGCATGGAAGTACtctaattttcctgttttttgtttttttttttaatttcagccaTGTTGTGTAATTTACATTTACCATGTCCTACATTTCTTCACTTAAGTTTATTCAAAGCACTTATtagttgttgttattttcttagtCTTTAAGTGATTTTATAATttgttaataaaaagaaacaattgagTTTGTGTTCATAATTTTATCTTATGACTCTCCTGAATTAGTTACTTATAATgaaatttgtaaatgaaatttcTAGTATTTACTGTTTATAAGTCAGGGCTAGAAATaaacctttatttttctcttctgatttGGAATagaaaatgtacataaaaatagcACATTGTATCCTATAATCGGTGCAATCACCATTTGTAGATATTTTTTAAGGCAATAGAGAGGAAATGTAGAGATTGCCCAAGGATTAAGGGCATTTGCctttttgaagaggataacagTTTGGTGATCCTGCCACTTACATGGCcgctcacaactgtttataactctGGTTTAAGAGAATTCAATACATTATTCTGGCTTCCATGAGCATCGAACACACAAATAATGCCAGATGTATGGGCAGGAAAACACttacatacatgaaataaaatacatctcaaaagaaagaataagGGGAGAAAATTACATCAAGGCTGTtgaagtaaaataaattttaatagaaaaaaaagtaactCAAGATCATCTCATATCtctttagacaaaaaaaaaaaaaaaaatgtgtgaggtCCTAAACTTGCCCTAATTTGAGATTTTAgaaggaattttaattttttgctgctTGACTCAACTGTGGAACAGAGGATCTAAGAATCTGATGTTTTCTCATCTAAGTTTTATTCCCTCATGCCCTCATAAGCActctcaggaaataaaaaaaaaaaaagtttgggatGAAGGATCAATATGGGATTACAATTGTAAAGAGACATCTACCCTCATGTCCCTCCTTCCCCTGAGAAATGTGGTgagcttgttctctctgcctaGATATTTGGAGGAGCACAAGTCCGAGCTCTATTCTAAAGCAGAGCTTCCTGCACGAGGAAGGAGATTCTTTCCTGGTTTTTGGTCATTTTTCTGATGCTCTCAACATGAAGCAGTCCATGCCCCTCCTTTGTACCACTGCCTGTGTGTTTCTATGACAATAGTAAGTATCACAAAAAAGTACTGCCATAGTCAGTCAGAACCATAAAACAAGTTTAGATGCCTGATAACTTCTATTTcacaaatgaaagcaaaaaaaaaaatgtaaaagaaaaacaaaaagaaataattgtACTACCTTCAGACAATTATTCTAACCATATTATTAtctttgctctctgctctctcttctctATGAGCAGTTTGATAGCCTCTATGTTTCATGTTTATATGGCCATCAGGTCATAGAGTAAATGTCATTATAAATAGAGAAATTTTGTTTTGGGGATGGTTTATTGGATTAGAAATACAAAAATTACTGTTTCCTCTTATAATTTTAACCTTGCTTATTATTTGATATAAGGGATGCATCGTCTCTCACATTGAATGTGAAGGGAGCCTACTTCAGAAAAAACAAGCAATTCTCAAGATTCTAGGACATAGCACAGTCTGTTATCAACTTGCCTTATTAACTGTTAAGCTACTTTATGAATAGTTTACACTAAAACCATAAATCCAGTGTTAGTTGATGGCCACGAAGAGATATTACATAGACATAAATGGAACTAATGTGTTGATTATAAATATTAGCATTTGCTGTGGTTTTCAAAAGTAttaatttttgtgatttttatttatttattacaacttattcactttttaccccagctgtaaccccctccctcattgccttccagtcccatcctcccgccccctattcctctcccctagtccactgataggggaggtcctcctcccctactatctgaccttagcctatcagatctcatcaggactgtatggATCCTATATCTCTGTGGCCAAGTAAGGCCACCCCagcagggggaggtaatcaaagaacaggcaaccaagttcatgccagtggaATGCTCCTGCTCTTCTTACTAGAGCACctacatggaggctgagctgccaagggctacaaaAAGCATTGTTATTTATGGCCATATCCTAAAAGAAAGCCTAATAACGGAGGAGATAATTTTATCCTTGGTTCTTGTTTAAGAGAAGGGGTACATTAGATCTCACACTGAATGTGAATGAAGCCTAGTTTAGAGAAATGAGGAAGTCTCAAGATTCTAAATCCAGAAGTTCTCTCAGGTTAATGGCCCTATTCCTAAGGCAACCAGAGTAACATTGTGCGAGGTTATTCTAGCTACCATATAGCTGAGTAAAAGAACAGACACTTTGTAATACAGTCTGGCTGAGGGTACAAAATCTGAGTAACCTGCAAGTGTAACCATGTCTTCTTTCCCCATTTTCACAGTGTCCATACATAGAACAGTTGCATGTGTAAAAAGTGAAGATTGTTACTTcttgaaataaaaacaactgaATCTTTACTGCAACTCTTTGAAAAATTCTCTTTTAGTTTCTAAGATATTTAAATGTATCAAAACATCAACAAGAATATGCTCAAGAATTTTAGCTCACCAGTGTTTAAAGGGAAGAGTCTAGTTAAAAGTCCAcataacagtctcagaaaagagtcctgtgcccagatattttggttctgttgctttccttgtggagctcctgtcctctctaggtctcaCTATATCCGCCTTTTTtgataggattccctgcactccaaccaaggactattcatggatataacctagaacccctgcacagatgtagcccatggcagctcagtcttcaagtgggtagcccagtaaggggaacagggactgtcactgacatgaactcagtggctctttgacaccccccgcCAGAGGTGGTCagtcttaacaggccacagaggaggacaatgcagccattctggataagacctgataagctagagtcagatggaaggggaggaggaccttaccctatcagtggtcttggagggGAGAAtgagaggagctgagggaggtagggtgggattgggtgagaatgaaggagggggctacagctgggatacaaagttaataaactgtaattgatataaaaaataaaaaaattaatttaaaaagtcctCATAACAAAATAAAGTGTCTCCAGAGCAAAGACCAAACCATTACCAATctagtaagaaaaaagaaagctgtattatagctcagtggtacagtatTTGATTAATACCCCTGAGGAAGTCCCTTTGCTTGATTCCAGGAATAGCattagcaaaaaagaaaagaaaacacaactatCCATTAACAGGGATTTATTAATATGGAAAATGCACTGACAGGTTTTGTCTGCACTATATGCTGAAATATAACAGCGTGTTTCACTGAACCTTCTGCTAATTTTGCATTCAATCTTTTTTACAGTATCTACCAGATATTTCAAGTACTATAAAACAGTCATAGGTTAGGTGGGTTACTGTAATAAAGAACATGATATAATAAGAAATTTGATATGATGCCCAGAGTCCTGTATTGTCCAGGCTTTTCCAGTTATGGTCAGCAATGAAGTTCTGATGTCCATTTATGTCTTACTCATGATTCTCCTACCCTGCATTCAGTTGACATTGTTTCATATAAATAAGACACTGACATATTAATAAGAGATTATACTCATGGTTCATACTTCATAGTAATGTTCAATAGCATAACTTTTCATTATTTAATCCATTTTTAGGTACCTGCCATAATTTCCAAGTGACATTGATGGAGAATATTTCAGAGGCAACTGAATTTTTTCTTGTGGGCTTAACAGATGCCCCAGAACTTCAGATCCCATTATTTATCATATTCACTCTCATTTATTTGACCACACTGATTGGGAACCTTGGAATGATAACGCTGATTCTACTGGACTCCCGATTCCACACTCCCATGTACTTTTCCCTCAGTAACTTGTCACTGGTAGACTTTGTTTATGCCTCAGCAATCACTCCCAAGGTAATGGAAGGGTTTCTGACAAGAAATAAGATCATATCCTACAATTCATGTGCTGCCCAGTTGTTCTTttttgtagcctttgctgtcactGAAAGTTTCATTCTCGCCTCAATGGCCTATGACCGTCAAGCAGCAGTGTGCAAACCCTTGCATTACACTAGCACCATGACAAGTATTACGTGTGTCCTAATGGTATCCGTCTCCTATATTTGTGGACTCTTGCAATCTTCCATTCATGTTGCCTTTACTTTCCACCTCTCCTTCTGTCATTCCCATGTAATCAACCACTTTTTTTGCGACATCCCCCCCTTGCTAGCTATTTCTTGTTCTGATATCTATAAAAACGAGAGTGTTGTCTTTACATTAGCATCATGCAATGTTGTCGTCAGCCTCTTGGTTATCCTGAATTCTTATCTGCTGATTTTTGTTGCAATCCTGAAGATGCAGTCAGCAGAGGGCCGAAAAAAGGCCTTCTCCACCTGTGCTTCTCACATCACCACTGTTTCCATCTTCTATGGCACAATCATCTTCATGTACTTACAACCCAGCTCCAGTCACTCCATGGACACTGACAAGGTGGCATCTGTGTTCTACACTATGATCATACCCATGCTTAACCCTCTTGTCTACAGCCTGAGAAATAAAGAGGTGAAAGTTGCATTCAAAAAGGTTGTTGGAAAACAGTTTTCACTTGTTTTGGACAGATATTGTAAGCCATGAAAAACATATGAAACTTCTATTTAACTCTCTACTGTTTGGGGGATATTTTCATTGTAAATACTTGTTTGTTTAATATCTCTGAGCGGATATTTCATCCGTAAGACATCCCTTCCTGTTTGGGGGATTTAACTAAAGTAGAAGTATATTTGGATGCCTTGCATTCAAGTTTGAGATCAAGATTCTAATGGTAAATATTATAGGATTCTGCACTGAAATTTTCTGgtgaatttcatacatgtatgtagccagagttatttttatttgccaGAATTCAAAATAACTCTTGATTCTTCTGCAAAGTTAAAGAAACCATTCTCAGAAATCCGTTCTAAGTATCACCTTGAAGTATTGCCCAAACATGGAAACTCATCCAACATaatagtactttaaaaaaaaggaggatctggcttgcttccatgtatgtggacctatttgcattgcccacgtggcacgcctgggttggctacccagaggctagttaagctgtgggctggctttccccagggtccgaggattgttcaaggttcctgaataaactgcattgaaaaaaaaaagaatttaaaaactaGAATACAGATTGTGGCGGGAGTtctggggaggggcaagatggcggcgccgggaggactctcattctgagcagcagcacagcaggatcagcacagtgaacagcaatcagaactctcggccataaaacacagtcatcgtgtttcccaggtg
This is a stretch of genomic DNA from Meriones unguiculatus strain TT.TT164.6M chromosome 1, Bangor_MerUng_6.1, whole genome shotgun sequence. It encodes these proteins:
- the LOC110565864 gene encoding olfactory receptor 5B12-like; amino-acid sequence: MENISEATEFFLVGLTDAPELQIPLFIIFTLIYLTTLIGNLGMITLILLDSRFHTPMYFSLSNLSLVDFVYASAITPKVMEGFLTRNKIISYNSCAAQLFFFVAFAVTESFILASMAYDRQAAVCKPLHYTSTMTSITCVLMVSVSYICGLLQSSIHVAFTFHLSFCHSHVINHFFCDIPPLLAISCSDIYKNESVVFTLASCNVVVSLLVILNSYLLIFVAILKMQSAEGRKKAFSTCASHITTVSIFYGTIIFMYLQPSSSHSMDTDKVASVFYTMIIPMLNPLVYSLRNKEVKVAFKKVVGKQFSLVLDRYCKP